A region of Polyodon spathula isolate WHYD16114869_AA chromosome 4, ASM1765450v1, whole genome shotgun sequence DNA encodes the following proteins:
- the med10 gene encoding mediator of RNA polymerase II transcription subunit 10, translated as MAEKFDNLEEHLEKFVENIRQLGIIVSDFQPSSQAGLNQKLNFMITGLQDVDKCRQQLHDINVPLEVFEYIDQGRNPQLYTKECLERALAKNEQVKGKIDTMKKFKSLLILELSKVFPEEMIKYKAIHGDDPPS; from the exons ATGGCGGAAAAATTTGATAATCTGGAGGAGCATCTGGAGAAATTCGTGGAAAACATCCGACAGCTGGGGATCATTGTGAGCGACTTCCAGCCTAGCAGCCAGGCAGGACTCAACCAAAAACT gaattttatGATCACTGGATTACAAGACGTTGACAAATGTCGGCAACAGCTGCATGACATAAATGTACCACTGGAAGTATTTGA aTACATTGATCAGGGTCGAAATCCCCAGCTGTACACTAAAGAGTGTTTGGAGAGAGCCTTGGCAAAGAATGAGCAGGTCAAAGGAAAGATTGATACAATGAAG AAATTTAAAAGCCTTCTCATCTTGGAACTAAGTAAAGTCTTTCCAGAGGAAATGATCAAGTATAAAGCCATTCACGGTGATGATCCACCTTCATAG